GGCCTCGATGAAGGGCGTCACGCCCGAGCTCGTCACGGGTGAGTCCGTGACCGTCGGCCGCCGCCGCTACCCGGTCAAGCAGGTGGGCCAGATCATCACCCGACAGGACCGCCGCGACTTCACCAGCGGCGAGGTCGTCCGGGCCATGATCCGCCTCGGCTTCACCTGCCACGAGCAGCCCGGGACCGCGCCGGTGAGCGCCCCCACTCCGTTCCTGACCGCGTCGGCGCTGCTCGGAGGCACCGCCTCTGCGGAGAGGTGAAGGACCGGCGGAGAACCGCCACCAGAGACCCGGTGAGGGCCTTGCCGACGCGCGTCGGCAAGGCCCTCACCGTCGTATGGCCGCCTAACTGTGTCGCCGCCCTCGCCGCCCAGCCGTATCGCCGCCCTCGCCACCTCGCTGTCCGGGCGAAGTCTCCTGACCCAGCGGAGAAGGGCGAAGCAGCGTCCTCACCGCCCGCAGTGGCCGAGACGGACGCGGTCCTTCAGGAGCGCGGGCACACGCACCCCCACATGCGGATCAGCCGGCAGCCGCCTCCCGCCCACGAGGGCTTCTTCCAACCGCCGTCACAGGCCCAGGATGCCTGTGTCACCTGAACGCCAAAATCTACTCTTGCCAGAGTAGACATTGGCCCCTGACGTGGTTACGCTTTTTCTCGTTGACACGGTCAAGTGAGACCCGGCAGAGACGAACTGGCGGGTAGCAGTACCTGAAGTTCGCAGGTCAGTGCGGCTCCGGAGTCCCGAAGCCACGGTTTTCGCAGCACGGTGACGGGGCTGGGAGCCGCACTGGGCAGCCCGCAGATCGAGGGGCTGCCAAAGCAGTACCGAGCAGTACCCCTTCACCAAAGTGGTTGGTTCAGAGGAAGAAACGGAGGAGCAGACGCCATCAGGATCGCCCGGCCCAGGCAAGCGCTCGGTCCGGGTACCGCAAGACCCCGGAATGGATGGTGGTCCCCGGTCACGCAGCCGCGATCCCCGCACCCCTCCCCTTGTCGGGCCGGGTAGCGGAAACAGAAGGTCGGCACAGCATGAGGGCCGACCGATGGTGTTGAATTCCCTTCGGGGCCCTGGTGCCGTACGGCATCGGGGCCCCTCGACGCGTTGCACAACGAGGTGACATGGCAGCAGATAATCCGCTCAGCGATCGTCTGGACGACGACGACTACCCCGCGTACACCATGGGCCGGGCCGCCGAAATGCTCGGCACCACCCCCGCCTTCCTCCGAGCCATCGGTGAGGCTCGTCTGATCACTCCGCTGCGCTCGGAGGGCGGACATCGCCGGTACTCCCGCTACCAACTGCGGGTCGCCGCTCGCGCCCGCGAGCTCGTCGACAGGGGAACCCCGATCGAGGCTGCTTGCCGCATCGTCATCCTCGAGGACCAGCTCGAGGAAGCTCAGCGCATCAACGCCGAGTACCGCCGTGCCGCGAACGCGGGGTCCGACCGTTCCGGTACCGGTTCGGGCTGACCACGCGGGCGTGAGACGGGTCGCGACGCAGTGGGCCTGTGTGTAGCAGCGGGCCGGTGGAGTGTTCGCTCCAGTGAAGATCCGGGCCGTAGAGGCGCTTGGACGTCCGCGCCGTGGCGGTGGAGTCGTTCGTCACCTTACCGCCGGTCTGCCTTTTACTCTCAAGCTGTCATGACATACTCACCCGCGCGCGTGGCCCGGCTCGTGCGCGTGGCCCGTGTTTCGCCATCGGGTTCGTTGCTCCTTGCGAAAGCGACGCCGTGAACCCCGGAAACTGTCTTCTGTGGCACAGGAGCACATATGAGGCGCGGCGGACGCTGATCGCCGCGCTGGGCGGCGGACCAGGAGCGCGTGCCGGCCGCCGCCCGCCAGGCCGCCGCCCTCGCCGACCGGGACCAGGCCACCGACCCCCGCGCCGGGATGCTGCTCAGCGTCGCCGCCCGGCGGCTCGCCCCGCTGCCGGAGAGCCGCCAGGCCCTGCTCGACGCCCAGGCCGGACCCGAGCGGGACGTCTTCACCAACCTCGAACAGCGCTACGACACCCCGGACTTCCTCACCGGCTCCGGGCGCACCCTCCTCAGTGTGGGCGGCGGCGCATGGTCGTCCTGGGACGTCGCCACCCACCGCCGTACCGGCTCCGGACGGCTCCCGGACAACCCCGCCGCCGCGGTGAGCCCGGACGGCCGGACCGTCGCCCTGACCGGAACCGACGGCTCGCGGCTGTGGCGGCTGCCCACGCGGGAGCAGGGCCCGACGGCGGCCGGTCAGGTGCTCGCCTTCACCGGCGACGGGAGCGGTCACGTCGCGCAGGGCGGGGAAGCGAAGTCGCTCCTCCGTGGAGCTCCACTACCAGCGCGGCAGCGCCGCGTGGACCTGGAAGCCGCAGTACATCCCAAGGACCGACGCGGCGACGACCACGCTCCGCCTGCCATAACGACAGCGGGCCTTCGCCCTCCGGCCGCCGTATGCGGCGGGGAGGGCGTCAGCGCGTCGGGGATGCGGCCTACCCGGGCGCCGCCCCGTCCCGCCACACATGGACGTACCGCCCGGCCTATCCTGGCAGTGAGTGGCCGACGCGGACGGTCAGGGGGTTCTCGGACGCGCCAGGAGGTCCCCGTGTGAGTGTGTATCGGGGTCGTACGGCCATCGCCGCGGCCGCACTGTCACTGGCCGTGTCCCTGACGGCCTGCGGTACGGCCGGGGAGTCCGCCGGGTCGGGCGGGGCTGACTCCGGCGAGGGCGGCTTCACGGTCGGACTGTTGTTCAGCCAGATCGTCCAGACCCGCTGGGAGAAGTTCGACAAGCCCCTGATCGAGCGGAAGCTCAAGGAGCTGTGCGAGGACTGCAGGGTGGAGTACGGCAACGCCGAGGGCGACGTGGCCACCCAGCAGCAGCTGGTGGACACCCTGATCAACAAGGACGTCGAGGTCCTGATCCTCAGCGCCGTGAACTTCAGGTCCCTGCGTTCCGCGGTCGAGCGGGCACACGACGCGGGCATCCCGGTCGTCGCCTACGACGGCCTCGTCGAGGGCCCGATCTCGGGCTACGTCTCCTTCGACAACGAACGGGTCGGCAAGCTCCAGGGCGAGGCGCTCCTCAAGGCCATGGGCGACCGCGCGGACGGCGGCCGGATCGTCATGATGAACGGTCCCCAGACCAGCCCGACCAACATCGCCTTCAAGAAGGGCGCGCTGTCCGCCCTCCAGGGCAAGGTCGAGATCGGCAAGACGTACGACATCCAGGGCTGGAAGCAGGAGAGCGCCCACGCCAACATGGTCCGCGCCGTCGCCGCCCTGGGCGCCGACGGCATCGACGGCGTCTACGCCGCCAACGACGGTCTCGCCTCCGGCGTCATCTCCGCCCTCAAGGCCTCCGATATCGAGCCGCTGCCCCCTGTCACCGGCCAGGACGCCGACCTCCCGGCCGTGCGGCACATCATCAGCGGCGAGCAGTACATGAGCGTCTACAAGCCCTTCAAGGCCGAGGCCGACGCGGCCGCCGAGATGGCCGTCGCCCTGGGCCGCGGCGAGAACCTCGACGACATCGCCGAGACCACGGTCGACACGGCCACCACCAAGGACATCCCCGCCGTCCTGCTCGACCCCATCCCCGTGACCGTCGACGACATCGAGGACACCGTGGTCAAGGACGGCGTGTACACGACCGACCAGATCTGCACCCCGAGGTTCGCGTCCGCTTGCGAGAGGGCCGGGCTCATCGAGTGACGGGGGGATGCTCTGGCGCAGGGTCTGGGGGGGGTGGCAGCCGTGGCGAGGTCGAGCAGGCCGTCGTCGCCGGTGGCCCGCGCCGCCTGAGCGAGCATCTCCCAGTCCAGGGAGTTCACCCACCGGCCGCACCGGCCGGACCGTGTACGCCTGCCCTCGCCGGGCACGCTTCCCGGCCGGCCCCGCTGGAGCGCGGGACCGGCCGGCTGGGTCAGAGGGTGGTGCCCGGGTCCCCCGGGCGGATGCGTCCGCGCCAGCCGCCGCTCGGGCCGCCGCCGCTCTCGACGTAGTCCTTGAACCGACGTAGGTCGCCCTTCACCCGCCGGTCGATCATGCCCAGGGCGTCCGCGCCCTTCTCGGCGACGCCGGTGGGCTCGACGTCCATCGTGAGCTCCACCCGGGTGTGCGTGTCGTCGAGGCGCTCGAAGCGGACCGAGCCGCGCTGCTCGGTGTCACCGCCGATAGACCGCCAGGTGATCCGGTCGTCCGCCATCTGGTCGACGATCTCCGTGTCGAACTCGCGCCGGATGCCACCGATGCTGGTGGTCCAGTGGTTGTGCCGGTCGTCGAGCTGCCTGACCTCGTCGACCCCCTCCATGAAGTTCGGGAAGTCCTCGAACTGCGTCCACTGGTCGTATGCCCTGCGGAGCGAGACGTCCACGTCGACTGTTTCCTTGACCGTGCTCATTGATGCCTCCTTGTCCGCTCTTCACCGAGGCCGACCTGCGGCGGGCGGGCCGACCTCGCTGTGCGTGTGCGAAGCGCCGGGTACCCGGGAAACCCGACGCTTCACGTGCCCCGCCGGGGTTACCCCGGGGCCATGAGAGTCAGCGCGCTGGACGTCGGCTCCCACACTGGTGAAGGCGTTGAGCGCAGCCTCCGCGCCGGCCCGGCAGTGGGACGCGCCGGAGCCCCTGGCGTTCGCGACCGCCGTGGTGCGCGACGCGCCCGACCGGGCGGACGTGCTGCGGGCCGTGCACAGCCGGACCGGCCTGCGGCTGCGCGTACTGCCGGGTGAGGCGGAGGCCCGGCTGACGTTCCTGGGGGCCCGGCGCTGGACGGGCAAGGCGCTCGGGCCCGCTGGCTGTCTTCGACATCGGCGGCTGTTCCCTTGAGGTGGCCTTCGGCCGGGGCAGGGCACCGGACTTCGCGGCCTTGCTGCCGCTCGGCGCCAACCGTCCGACCCGCGAGTTCCTCGGCTCGGCGGACCCTCGCCCGCCGTCCGACGTGGTCGCCCTGCGCCGCAAGGTGCGCCATCAGTGGCGTGACGTCTCCGCCCGCATCCGCTGGGAGCATCCACAGACGGCCGTCGCGACCTCTCGCACGTTCCAGCGACCGGCCCGGTTGTGCGGCGCCGCTCCGGGACGTCGCGGCCCGTTCGTCGAGCGGGTCCTGTGCCGACGTGACCTGCGCCGGCCGGTCGACCGGCTGTCCGCGCTGTCCGCCGCCGAGCGGGCGGGGCTGCCCGGCAGCTGCACTCCGCGGGCCGGGCAGAGCCTGGCGGGAGCGGTCGCCGGGCACGCCGCGATGAAACTCAGCGACGTGAAGATCGTGATGATCTGCCCGTGGGCCCTGCGTGAGGGGGTCCTTCTGCGCCATCTGGAGAACGGGGCCGACTGGGTGGTGGGCCGACGTGGTGCGGCACGACGACCTGGGGCGGCGCCCTGAACGGACTGTGCGCCCTGAACGGACAGTGGTGAGGTGCCGTCGGCACGGACAGTGGTGAGCTGCCGCGTCGGCGGACCTCACCACGAAACCCCGAAGCGACCGGCGGTCAACTCCTCATCCCGGGTGCTCGGACCGCTGATCCGGGGGGACTTCCCCGCCTCCGCCGCCGCCCTTGTCGCCCTTGTCGCCCTTGTCCGTGCCATGGGCCTGGCGGATGTCCTGCTCGACGGGGTGGATCTCGCGTCGGCCGGTGGCCAGCGACACGTCGTACAGCGCGGTGGCACCGTGCGCCACGGCGGACGCGCCCATCGTGGTGAGCACCAGGGGATTGACGCGGGCGAGCAACCCGATGACGACCGGTACGCCGGCCTCGGTCATTGCGCCGCTCCCATGACACCTCCTGTGAACGGTCCGGATCTTCGACCCGTCGAGCCCGCCTCCCAGTCCCCTCCCGCACGACCGGAACACCCGCCCACCGTTTGTTACGCCCGTCGGGCCGCCGGGTACTCGCCAGCGCGCTCGCAGTACCGCACCACACGTTCCACCCGGGAGAGGCGATGCCTGACTTCGGATACTTCCTGTCGTGCGAGGAACACAGTCCGGCAGAGCTCGTCGATCAGGCGCGGATGGCCGAGCAGGCGGGCTTCGACTCCCTGTGGATCTCGGACCACTACCACCCGTGGAACGACAACCAGGGCCAGAGTCCGTTCGTGTGGACGGTGATCGGCGCGCTGTCCCAGGCCGTCTCGCTGCCCGTGGAGACGGCCGTGACCTGCCCCATGGTGCGCACCCACCCCGCGGTGATCGCCCAGGCGGCCGCCACCTGCGCCGTCCAGCTGGGCGGCCGTTTCCGGCTGGGAGTCGGCACCGGCGAGGCCCTCAACGAGCACATCCTGGGCACCCACTGGCCCGAGGCAGCGGTACGCCTGGAGATGCTGGCCGAGGCGGTGCAGATCATGCGGCAGTTGTTCACCGGCGAGGAGACGAGCCACTACGGCAAGCACTACACCGTGGAGAACGCCCGCCTCTACACCCTCCCCGACGAGCCGGTACCCATCGACGTCTCCGCCTTCGGCCCCCTGGCCGCGGAGACGGCGGCACGCATCGGCGGCGGGCTGATCACGACCACCCCCGACACCGCCCTGATCGAGCGCTTCCGCCGCGCCGGCGGCGGCACCAGGCCGGTGTACGGCGGTCTCAAGGTGTGCTGGGGCACGGACCGGCAGGAGGCGCTGCGCACCGCGCACCGCCTGTGGGCGAACGAGCAGCTCCCCGGTGAACTCGCCCAGCTCCTCCCCACCCCGCGCCACTTCGAGCAGGCGTCCGAGCTGGTCACGGAGGAGCAGGTGGCGTCGGCCGTACCGTGCGGTGACGATCCGGATACGCACATCGAGGCCCTGACCGCGTTCATCGACGCGGGCTTCGACACGGTGTACGTCAGCCAGATCGGCAAGGAGCAGCGCGGCTTCTTCGACTTCTACCGCACGAAGATCCTCCCGCGGCTGCGTGGCTGACGGCACGGGACGGACGGCTCAGGTCGTGGAGCGGCGGACGGACCCGACGGGGCTCGCTCTCATCGTGGTCGACATGATCAACACCTACGACCACGAGGACGCCGAGCTGCTCGTGCCGTCCGTCCGGCGGGTCGTTCCCGTCCTGGCGGAGCTGATCGACCGGGCCCGCGAGGCGGACGTACCGGTGATCTACGCGAACGACAACTTCGGCTCGTGGCGCTCCCACCACGGGGAACTCGTTCGGACCGCGCTGGCCCGGCCGCACGCCGACCTGATCGAGCCGATACGGCCCGACGACGAGTCGCTGTTCGTGGTGAAGGCCCGCCATTCCGTCTTCTACGAGACGCCCCTGGGCTACCTCCTGTGGCGACTGGGCGTCGGGCAAGTGGTGCTGACCGGTCAGGTCACCGAGCAGTGCGTCCTGTACTCCGCGCTGGACGCGCACATCCGCCATCTGGAGGTCACGGTGCCCAAGGACGCCGTCGCCTCCATCCATCCCCATCTGGCGTCCGCCGCCCTGGAGATGATGGAGCGCAACATGGGCGCCCGCATCCTCACGGCGAAGGAAGTCGCCTTCTGAGGCCACCGTGGCCTCCCCGACGGCAACGCGCAGGGCCGCACCCTAGGGAGGAAAATGGGAGAAAGCTGAGGAATGCCGGTCGGGGTGATGCGAGGAAGGGGATGGCGGTCGTGGATCTCGTACTGCGCCCAGGCACCACGGACGACGCCGCCGAGTGCGGCAGGATCTGCTTCGAGGCTTTCGCCGACATCGCCCGTGAGCATGCTTTTCCGCCCGATGTTCCCAACCTCGAGGTAGGTGTCGCCCTGATCGAGGCGGGCCTGAGCCACCCGGGGTTCTACAGCGTCGTCGCCGAACTCGACGGGCGGATCGTGGGGAGCAACTTCCTCGACGAGCGCTCGGCCGTCGTCGGGGTCGGGCCCGTCACCATCGATCCCGCCGTGCAGAACCGGGGTGTGGGCCGCCGGCTGATGCTGGACGTGATGGGCCGGGCCGCCGAGCGCAGAGTGCCGGGGATCCGGCTGTTGCAGAGCGGGTACCACAACAGATCGTTCTCGCTGTACGCGAGCCTGGGGTTCGCGCTCCGGGAGACGGTGGCGTGCATGCAGGGGCCCGCGTTTTCGCGTGCGGTGCCCGGACACACCGTCCGCGAGGCCACGGACTCGGACCTCGGAGCGTGCAACGAACTGTGCCGGATGGTCCACGGCGTCGACCGGGGCGGCGAGGTCGTCGACGCGCTCAAGCAAGGTACGGCCCGGGTCGTCGAGCACCAGGGGCGCGTCACGGGTTATGCCACGGATCTGGCGTTCTTCGCGCACGCGGTGGGCGAGACC
Above is a window of Streptomyces sp. DT2A-34 DNA encoding:
- a CDS encoding SCO5918 family protein; this translates as MRCVIARYPFELTKNGVLASMKGVTPELVTGESVTVGRRRYPVKQVGQIITRQDRRDFTSGEVVRAMIRLGFTCHEQPGTAPVSAPTPFLTASALLGGTASAER
- a CDS encoding helix-turn-helix domain-containing protein, which codes for MAADNPLSDRLDDDDYPAYTMGRAAEMLGTTPAFLRAIGEARLITPLRSEGGHRRYSRYQLRVAARARELVDRGTPIEAACRIVILEDQLEEAQRINAEYRRAANAGSDRSGTGSG
- a CDS encoding sugar ABC transporter substrate-binding protein, which codes for MSVYRGRTAIAAAALSLAVSLTACGTAGESAGSGGADSGEGGFTVGLLFSQIVQTRWEKFDKPLIERKLKELCEDCRVEYGNAEGDVATQQQLVDTLINKDVEVLILSAVNFRSLRSAVERAHDAGIPVVAYDGLVEGPISGYVSFDNERVGKLQGEALLKAMGDRADGGRIVMMNGPQTSPTNIAFKKGALSALQGKVEIGKTYDIQGWKQESAHANMVRAVAALGADGIDGVYAANDGLASGVISALKASDIEPLPPVTGQDADLPAVRHIISGEQYMSVYKPFKAEADAAAEMAVALGRGENLDDIAETTVDTATTKDIPAVLLDPIPVTVDDIEDTVVKDGVYTTDQICTPRFASACERAGLIE
- a CDS encoding SRPBCC family protein — translated: MSTVKETVDVDVSLRRAYDQWTQFEDFPNFMEGVDEVRQLDDRHNHWTTSIGGIRREFDTEIVDQMADDRITWRSIGGDTEQRGSVRFERLDDTHTRVELTMDVEPTGVAEKGADALGMIDRRVKGDLRRFKDYVESGGGPSGGWRGRIRPGDPGTTL
- a CDS encoding LLM class F420-dependent oxidoreductase, which produces MPDFGYFLSCEEHSPAELVDQARMAEQAGFDSLWISDHYHPWNDNQGQSPFVWTVIGALSQAVSLPVETAVTCPMVRTHPAVIAQAAATCAVQLGGRFRLGVGTGEALNEHILGTHWPEAAVRLEMLAEAVQIMRQLFTGEETSHYGKHYTVENARLYTLPDEPVPIDVSAFGPLAAETAARIGGGLITTTPDTALIERFRRAGGGTRPVYGGLKVCWGTDRQEALRTAHRLWANEQLPGELAQLLPTPRHFEQASELVTEEQVASAVPCGDDPDTHIEALTAFIDAGFDTVYVSQIGKEQRGFFDFYRTKILPRLRG
- a CDS encoding cysteine hydrolase family protein, translated to MERRTDPTGLALIVVDMINTYDHEDAELLVPSVRRVVPVLAELIDRAREADVPVIYANDNFGSWRSHHGELVRTALARPHADLIEPIRPDDESLFVVKARHSVFYETPLGYLLWRLGVGQVVLTGQVTEQCVLYSALDAHIRHLEVTVPKDAVASIHPHLASAALEMMERNMGARILTAKEVAF
- a CDS encoding GNAT family N-acetyltransferase, which produces MAVVDLVLRPGTTDDAAECGRICFEAFADIAREHAFPPDVPNLEVGVALIEAGLSHPGFYSVVAELDGRIVGSNFLDERSAVVGVGPVTIDPAVQNRGVGRRLMLDVMGRAAERRVPGIRLLQSGYHNRSFSLYASLGFALRETVACMQGPAFSRAVPGHTVREATDSDLGACNELCRMVHGVDRGGEVVDALKQGTARVVEHQGRVTGYATDLAFFAHAVGETNSDLQALIGSASAFGGPGILVPARNSLLLGWCLANGLRVVQLLSLMTVGLYNEPTGAYLPSILY